In the Dermochelys coriacea isolate rDerCor1 chromosome 25, rDerCor1.pri.v4, whole genome shotgun sequence genome, one interval contains:
- the MED26 gene encoding mediator of RNA polymerase II transcription subunit 26, protein MTAAPAPSPQQIRDRLLQAIDPQSNIHNMVAVLEVISSLEKYPITKEALEETRLGKLINDVRKKTSNEELAKRAKKLLRNWQKLIEPVTQNESVPRGLPNPPGSANGGAHNCKPEVPPAVVTGSKPINELKSRNDIQKLTSPKTEKLGNRKRKGEHRDGHQGPPPSKVSKGSHEVLQNSSPPPTNGIAGSPESFPSPVDVNLHTGPESSRTEHSENDKHSKIPVNAVKPHTSSPGLVKPSSTSSLLKTAVLQQHDKLEETTGQHQPKSPRCSSFNPGNIRHDTFARQHITYSPKGSIPSPSQRSQFLDTAPVPSPPPPSLMQPSTPPMPAKRLEVSQQSGTEASQHWQEQASSESQQRHTAGTLQHTSPSCKTNLHPGESLTPHVGFSPDTSKMDSDDAASGSDSKKKKRYRPRDHTVNLDGQVVEGGVKPVRLKERKLTFDPMTGQIKPLTQKDSLQAEIPAVAEQHRTETDKQEQKPNLQSPFEQTNWKELSRNEIIQSYLNRQSSLLSSSGVQTPGAHYFMSEYLKQEESTRREARKTHVLAPNSKPTDLPGVTREVTSDDLNRIREHHWPGVNGCYDTQGNWYNWTQCISLDPHGDDGRLNILPYVCLD, encoded by the exons ATCCATAACATGGTGGCAGTGCTGGAAGTGATCTCCAGCTTGGAGAAATATCCCATAACCAAAGAGGCACTTGAG GAAACAAGATTAGGGAAACTCATCAATGATGTAAGAAAGAAGACATCCAATGAGGAACTTGCTAAACGTGCCAAGAAATTGCTACGGAATTGGCAAAAACTGATAGAACCTGTAACCCAGAATGAATCCGTTCCAAGAGGATTACCGAATCCACCTGGATCAGCAAATGGTGGTGCACACAACTGTAAACCAGAAGTGCCACCTGCTGTAGTAACTGGATCAAAGCCCATCAATGAATTGAAAAGCAGGAATGATATTCAAAAGCTAACCTCACCGAAAACAGAAAAACTGGGAAATCGGAAAAGGAAAGGCGAACATAGGGATGGGCATCAGGGCCCCCCTCCTTCTAAAGTTTCCAAAGGTAGTCATGAAGTATTACAAAACTCTTCTCCTCCACCAACTAATGGGATTGCGGGGAGCCCTGAAAGTTTCCCCAGTCCTGTAGATGTAAACCTGCACACAGGGCCTGAAAGCAGCAGGACAGAACATAGTGAAAATGACAAACATAGTAAGATCCCAGTAAATGCTGTAAAACCTCACACCAGTTCTCCAGGACTTGTAAAACCTTCAAGCACTTCCTCATTATTAAAGACTGCAGTGCTTCAGCAGCATGATAAATTGGAAGAAACCACAGGACAGCACCAACCTAAGAGTCCCCGCTGTTCCTCGTTTAATCCTGGGAATATTAGGCATGACACATTTGCTCGACAGCATATCACATACTCACCAAAGGGTTCAATACCTAGTCCATCTCAAAGGTCCCAGTTCTTAGATACTGCACCGGTGCCATCACCACCACCCCCTTCCTTGATGCAACCATCAACACCTCCAATGCCAGCAAAAAGACTGGAGGTTTCTCAGCAATCAGGAACTGAGGCATCTCAACATTGGCAGGAGCAGGCATCTTCTGAAAGCCAGCAGAGGCACACAGCAGGGACACTTCAGCACACATCTCCTAGCTGCAAAACTAACTTGCATCCTGGGGAATCTCTGACGCCACACGTTGGCTTTTCACCGGACACTTCAAAAATGGACAGTGATGATGCTGCTTCAGGTTCAGATAGTAAGAAGAAGAAAAGGTACAGACCCAGAGACCATACAGTCAATTTGGATGGGCAGGTCGTAGAAGGGGGTGTAAAACCTGTgagattaaaagaaagaaaactcaCGTTTGATCCCATGACTGGACAGATAAAACCTTTAACACAAAAAGATTCTTTGCAGGCAGAAATCCCTGCAGTTGCTGAACAGCACAGGACAGAAACAGACAAGCAGGAGCAAAAACCCAACCTGCAAAGTCCTTTTGAACAAACGAACTGGAAAGAGTTATCCAGAAATGAAATAATTCAATCGTATTTAAACAGACAAAGTAGCTTGCTGTCTTCATCAGGAGTACAAACCCCAGGAGCTCACTACTTCATGTCTGAATATTTAAAGCAGGAGGAAAGCACTAGAAGAGAAGCTAGAAAGACTCATGTTCTAGCTCCTAACAGCAAACCCACAGACTTGCCTGGGGTCACAAGAGAGGTCACAAGCGATGACCTCAACAGAATACGTGAACATCACTGGCCAGGCGTGAATGGCTGTTATGATACACAGGGTAACTGGTATAATTGGACGCAGTGCATATCTTTAGATCCACATGGGGATGATGGTAGATTGAACATCCTGCCTTATGTCTGCCTAGACTGA